The Crassaminicella indica genomic interval TAAGCTGCATCTGATAGCTTATCATATTCTGATAATGACTTTGCATTTTTTATACCTTTTCTAATTTCTTCTTCTGTTTGAGAATCAATCCATACTCTTTTTTTATCTTTATCCTCCACATGAACCATTTTATCTACTAACCTATAAATATATTCTCCTTCTCGTCCAGAGTCAGTACATACATATATCGTAGCTATATCTTTTCGTTTCATTTGTTTTTTTACAATATCAAATTGCTTTTTTACACTTTTTATGACTTCATATTTATATTCCTTTGGTAAGAAAGGAAGATCTTGTAATGACCATTTTTTAAATTTAGGATCATACTTTTCAGGATAGCTCATATTTACTAAATGTCCAACGCACCATGTAATAACTGCATCATCTGATTCTATAAAGCCATCGCCTTTTCTTCCTTTTATATTCAACACTTTTGCAAATTCTATTGCTACACTTGGTTTTTCCGTTATAAATAGTGCTTTACTCATTCTAACACTCCAATTCAAATATTATTCAAAGTATTTCGCTATCCTTTCAATATCAAAATCTCTTACATCTCATCAAGGGAGCTTTGCTCTATTCATTAAACCCTAATTCTACATAAGTTTTTCCTTTTTTTATTATCTCTTGTAAAACAGCCCAAACCTTTGCATCTTCATATCCTCTTCTCCACGCAGCAGTCCCTGCAAGATCATATTTTTCTACTAAGCTCAGCTTTAATGCAATAGAACGAGGATCTTCAAGCCATATCTTATATACTGCTCCATCTTCATTATATTGGGCATAATACTGGCCTGCTTCTTCATTCCATATAATTGTAGCATTTTTTTCATCAATTATTTTTTTTGCATATGTCATAGAAATGGCTTTTGATTCTACCTTTATCTTTCCAAACTCATCCTTATATTCTTTCCACCTTCTTGTATAAAAAGGCAAACCTAATAAAATCTTTTCTTGTGGAATAGATTTTAAACTATTTACAACCCCTTTTTCAACCCATCCTATAGATGCTACAGAACCGCTCACAGGACTAGATGCCCAGTGTTCATCATATGTCATTATCGCCATATAATCTACAATTCTTCCTAAAGCCTCCCTATCATAAACCTTAGACCATCTTTTACTTGTAGATGGAACCGTTATATCCATAGAAAGAACAATGTTTTGCTTCTTTGTATAATCTTTTAATTCTTCAACAAACTGCACAAGCTTTGCCTTATCTTTATAATATATATTTTCAAAATCAATATTAATACCATCCAAATCATAAAGACTAGCATAAAGAAGTAGCTGTCCTATAACCTTCTTTCTTAACTTATCATTATTTAATATGACCGAAGTCAATTTTGGATCAAAGCTGTTATTCACAAGCCCCCATACCTTATAACCCTTTTCATGAGCTTCTTTTACATAAGCTTTATCTGCATTGTTTATGACTTTTCCTTCATCGTTTACAATACTAAACCAAGTAGGTACAATTACATCTAAAGCTGCTATTTTACTTTCCTTTGATAAATCTTTAGATTTTTCGTGAACATATTCCCATACAATATTTATTTTCTGACCATTCTTATTAAACTCTTCCCTCTTTTTATTCAACTTTTTATCAATAAAGCTTTCTTCTTCAAAAGCCCTAATATTTTCTTTTTCAACAAATCCTACTACCCCTTTATCACTTCTTACTTTGTAGAAATTTTCCTCTTCTCCAAAGATTTTTACAACATCACCTTTCTCTAGCTTTTTAAAGCCGAAAACATCATCTGTTTTTATTTTAGCTTCCTCTATCAATTCTCCAAGTATTGTTTTTTGCGCAAAATAATCAATAATAACTGTTTTTGTATCTTCTATATACTGAATATCTATCTCAAATATTTTGCTCAATAAATCAGCTTGTACATAAACAACATCTTTTATTTTTTTCGTAGGCACATTTATACAAATTTCGTTATCCTTTATAAAATCTGATAAACTATCATCTTCTAATACAATATCTCTATTTTTCAAGTCAACAAAAACTCTTTTGTTATTTTTATCCAAATAAATATCTTCATATAAATAATCCTTTACAACATCATAAGGAATATATATACCCGTATGATCTAAATAAGGCTCTTTTGCATCATTTATTTTTTGATCTTCAATTATCAAGCTAATTTTCTTATCTAAAATAGAATTTTCCTTTTTCCATTCTAAAATACCAAGCATCGCCCCTAAAGTCATAAAGGTTATCATCAGTACTACAATAATATTTTTATTTTTCATTTTATCCCCCTTTCAATTAATACAAAAGTATTCCCATTATCCCAGCCAAAACAATCCCTAATATAGGATGAAGCTTTAATTTATTTAAACCTAAAAATATAATAATCGCAATACATACACTTTTTATATCTATCAGAGCTGTTTTTCCAACTGTTACTGCCGCACTCAATACAAGTCCTAATACAGCAGGTCTTATCCCTTTAAATACAGCCTTTGTTTCCTTAGCATCCTTAATCTTAATAAAGTATTTTGCTAAAATAGTAATCAATATAAAGGATACCATAACAATTCCAAAGCTTCCTGAAAGACCACCTAAAATTCCTGCAACCTTATATCCTGCAAATGTTGAAGAATTTATAGCGATAGGACCTGGCGTCATCTGTGCAATAGCAATAATATCTATAAACTCATTAGATGTAATCCAATGATGTTTATCTACTATCTCCTTTTCAATAAAAGGAAGCATTGCTAATCCTCCACCAAAACTAAAAGCACCTATTTTCATAAATATAATAAATATTTCAACAATTATCTTCATCAGAATTTTCTCCTTTAAAAAGCATATATCCTAATATTCCTGAAAAAATAATTACAAGTATTGGATGTATATGAAATAATGTAATACACAATACACTCCCAATAACCCAGCCTATATTTAAAATACTTTTTGGCAATGTCTTTCCAAGCTTAATAACAGCTGCTAAAATAAGAGCTACTACAGCTGGTCGAATGCCTCTAAAAATGGCTTCAACCCATACATTGTTTTGAAATTGTAGAAAAAAAGCTGCAACGATCAAAATAATAACAACAGAAGGAAGCATCGTTCCTATACAGCCAAGCAAAGCGCCCTTAAAACCGAAAAGTCTATAGCCAATATAGGTAGAAGTATTTATGGCCAACGCCCCCGGTATAGTCTGTGCTAAAGCTATAATATCAATAAATTCATCTTCATCAATCCACTTGTTTTTTTCTACTATTTCATCTTGAATCAAAGGAATCATTGCGTATCCTCCACCCAAAGTAAAGGTGCCTATCTTCATAAAAATAAAAAACATTCTGAGCAGTTGATTCATTCTCTTTTTCCTCTCCATACATTTATTATATAAATTTTTACAAAAGTTAACTTTACTAAAAAGTTTATATAATTTATTCATTCCTGTCAATTTATACATAAACCTTATGATCATTGAAATTCATTATATAGAAATAGATGTATCAAAAGCTTCCATATAATATTCATGGAAGCTTTTGATAGTTTATGTTAAAATTATTGGGGGGAATTACTAGTATATCACAGGAGGAACACTTTATGAACAAGAAATATAAGGCAGATTTGGCATTACTTTTTGTTACCTTAGCATGGGGACTTTCTTTTATCCTTACAAAAAATTCATTAGATGCATTATCTACTTTTAATTTTTTAGCAATTCGATTTTTCATCGCCGCAATATCTGCTGCTGTAATTTTTTATAAAAGAGTTTTAAAATTAAATAAATCAACTTTAAAATATGGAATATTGATTGGTGTAATTATGTTTTCAGGCTATGCTTTTCAAACTGTAGGACTTAACTACACTACAGCATCTAAATCTGCTTTTATAAGCAGTTTATGTGTTGTTTTAGTTCCTATATTTTCATCACTTTTGCTGAAAAAAAGACCAAAGCCTGCTGCTATTTTTGGTGTTATACTTTCTACAATAGGATTAGGACTATTAACGCTCAATGGCAGTCTTAGTTTAAACCTCGGAGACCTTTTAAGCCTTTTATGTGCCTTTTGCTTTGCTTTTCAAATTTTAGCAATCTCAAAGTATTCAGTAAAGGTAGATACAATAAATCTTGCTATTATACAAATTATTGTTGTAGGATTATTAAGTATTATTGTAAGCCTTTTATTTGAAGCTCCTACTCTTCCTAGTAATAAAAAGGTATGGGTCGATATTTTATTTTTAAGCTTTTTTTGTACTTCAGGTGCATTTATTATCCAAAATACTGCACAAAAGCATACTTCAGCCACCCATGCAGCACTAATTTTTACAGGTGAACCTGTATTTGCAGCTATATTTGGATATTTCATATGTGGAGAAATATTGAGTGTTCGAGGCTTTATTGGTGGTTTCTTGATTGTTTCTTCTATGCTTTTAGCCGAGCTTGAAATAAAAATTCCTTTTTTAAAATCAAAAAAATACATGTATAAGTAAACAACTTTAAAATGAAATATAAAAGATAGTTCATTCCAGATAACTTTTGAAAAAACAAAACTTCATTCCATGAAAAAATACTAAACCTTCAAAACTCACTTCGTTCAAACAATGAAGGTTCTTAACGTATTTTTTATGTAATTTCAGTAAGTTTTTTTACAAAAGTTATCGAAGTCATTCACTTATCTTTATATATTTCTTTTTTTTTATGTTGATGTTGTTTACCTATAGATGAACAACGTCAAAATTAAATAATGAAGTGTAAAAAGATAAGAAAATACTACCTTCCATTTTTCACTTTTCATTAACAAATATCTCTCAAGGATAGCTTTGAATGTTGAAAAATCTTTTATAGTATACGATATGCTGCTTTATATAGCAATAACGGAATATATTGAAAAATAACTATGCTTTATATATAATAGTGTATTGTAAAGTCTTACATTGACGAAAAAAGTATTTTTTAAAAAATTATACATAACAAACAAAGACTTTGATATCAAGTATGTAACATAGTTAAGAGAATAAATTCCTTTTAATTACAAAAAATAATGTTGTTATTGTACAAAACAAGGAGTTGATAATCGTGGGAGGTAAAAAATTGAAAAAACGTGAATTACCACTGATTCCACTCAGAGGACTTTCGATTTTTCCATATATGGTACTGCATTTTGATGTAGGAAGAGAAAAATCAATCAATGCATTAGAAGAAGCTATGGTAAATAATCAATTAGTATTTTTGACAACACAAAAAGAAGCGGAAACAGATTTACCAACACCAGAAGATTTTTATCAGGTAGGAACGGTTTGCAAAATAAAACAAATGCTAAAGCTTCCTGAAGATGCAATCAGAGTGTTAGTAGAAGGTATTTCTAGAGCAAAAATTACAAAATTTTTGCAAGAAGACCCTTATTTTGAATGTGAAGTAGAAGAAATAATATACGAAGGTGAAATAGATATCGATAAAGAGCTTGAAGCATTAATGAGAACAGTAACAAATACCTTTGAGGATTACATAAGCGTTAGTAATCGTATTTCTCCTGAAGTATTTATGAATGTTACTACTATTGAAGAACCCGGAAGGCTTGCAGATGTTATGGCTTCTCATATGATTCTAAAAATAGAGCAAAAGCAAGAAATATTAGAAGCCTTTGATCCTAAAGAGCGTTTAGAAGTACTTTATAAAATACTTTTAAGAGAAATAGAAGTATTAGAGATTGAAAGAGATATTAATGTTCGCGTAAAAAAGCAAATCAATAAAGTTCAAAAGGAATACTATTTAAAGGAACAATTAAAAGCAATTCAAGAGGAATTAGGAGAAGAAGGAGATTTTTACGAAGAAACAGAGGAATACAAAGAAAGAATCAAAAAAGCAAAGCTTCCTAAAGAAGTTAAAAAGAAGGTAAATAAGGAGCTTAATAGGCTTTTTAAATTATCTCCAAGCTCCGCTGAAAGTGGTGTAATCAGAAATTATGTAGATTGGATTTTAGAGCTTCCGTGGGCAAAGGAAAGCAAAGACCGAATTGATATTAAAAAAGCAAAAGTCATATTAGATGAAGATCATTATGGACTAAAGGATGTTAAAGAAAGAATTTTAGAATATCTAGCAATAAGACAGCTGTCTAAAAGTATGAAAGGACCTATTCTTTGCTTGGTAGGCCCTCCTGGAGTAGGAAAGACTTCTATTGCAAAATCTATTGCGAGAAGTTTAAATCGAAAGTTTGTAAGAATGTCTCTTGGAGGTGTTCGAGATGAAGCAGAGATTAGAGGTCATCGCCGAACTTATGTAGGAGCTATACCGGGAAGAATAATGGCTTCAATCAAAGAATGTGGTTCTAAAAACCCTGTATTTCTATTCGATGAAATTGATAAATTGAGTCATGATTTTAGAGGGGACCCAGCATCTGCATTATTAGAAGTACTAGATCCTGAACAAAATAAAGAATTTACAGATCATTATTTAGAAGTTCCATTTGATTTATCTAAAGTAATGTTTATTACAACAGCAAATAGTTTAGGAACTATTCCAAGACCTCTACTTGATAGAATGGAAGTTATAGAGGTATCTGGATATACAGAAGAAGAGAAATTAAAAATTGCAAAAAAATACCTACTTCCTAAGCAAAAAAAAGAGCATGGGCTTGAAGAAAATAATCTTCAAATATCAGAACAAACACTTCGAGATGTAATTAACTACTATACAAGGGAATCTGGTGTTAGAAATTTAGAAAGACAAATTGCCACATTATGTAGAAAAGCTGCAAAGAAAATAGTTGAGAAGAAGATAAAAATTGTTCGAATAAATACCAGTAATCTAATTAATTATCTTGGAAGAAAAAAATATAGATATGAAAAGATTAAAGAAAATCATGAGAT includes:
- a CDS encoding glycosyl hydrolase family 18 protein produces the protein MKNKNIIVVLMITFMTLGAMLGILEWKKENSILDKKISLIIEDQKINDAKEPYLDHTGIYIPYDVVKDYLYEDIYLDKNNKRVFVDLKNRDIVLEDDSLSDFIKDNEICINVPTKKIKDVVYVQADLLSKIFEIDIQYIEDTKTVIIDYFAQKTILGELIEEAKIKTDDVFGFKKLEKGDVVKIFGEEENFYKVRSDKGVVGFVEKENIRAFEEESFIDKKLNKKREEFNKNGQKINIVWEYVHEKSKDLSKESKIAALDVIVPTWFSIVNDEGKVINNADKAYVKEAHEKGYKVWGLVNNSFDPKLTSVILNNDKLRKKVIGQLLLYASLYDLDGINIDFENIYYKDKAKLVQFVEELKDYTKKQNIVLSMDITVPSTSKRWSKVYDREALGRIVDYMAIMTYDEHWASSPVSGSVASIGWVEKGVVNSLKSIPQEKILLGLPFYTRRWKEYKDEFGKIKVESKAISMTYAKKIIDEKNATIIWNEEAGQYYAQYNEDGAVYKIWLEDPRSIALKLSLVEKYDLAGTAAWRRGYEDAKVWAVLQEIIKKGKTYVELGFNE
- a CDS encoding chromate transporter translates to MKIIVEIFIIFMKIGAFSFGGGLAMLPFIEKEIVDKHHWITSNEFIDIIAIAQMTPGPIAINSSTFAGYKVAGILGGLSGSFGIVMVSFILITILAKYFIKIKDAKETKAVFKGIRPAVLGLVLSAAVTVGKTALIDIKSVCIAIIIFLGLNKLKLHPILGIVLAGIMGILLY
- a CDS encoding chromate transporter: MERKKRMNQLLRMFFIFMKIGTFTLGGGYAMIPLIQDEIVEKNKWIDEDEFIDIIALAQTIPGALAINTSTYIGYRLFGFKGALLGCIGTMLPSVVIILIVAAFFLQFQNNVWVEAIFRGIRPAVVALILAAVIKLGKTLPKSILNIGWVIGSVLCITLFHIHPILVIIFSGILGYMLFKGENSDEDNC
- a CDS encoding DMT family transporter, producing the protein MNKKYKADLALLFVTLAWGLSFILTKNSLDALSTFNFLAIRFFIAAISAAVIFYKRVLKLNKSTLKYGILIGVIMFSGYAFQTVGLNYTTASKSAFISSLCVVLVPIFSSLLLKKRPKPAAIFGVILSTIGLGLLTLNGSLSLNLGDLLSLLCAFCFAFQILAISKYSVKVDTINLAIIQIIVVGLLSIIVSLLFEAPTLPSNKKVWVDILFLSFFCTSGAFIIQNTAQKHTSATHAALIFTGEPVFAAIFGYFICGEILSVRGFIGGFLIVSSMLLAELEIKIPFLKSKKYMYK
- the lon gene encoding endopeptidase La, whose amino-acid sequence is MKKRELPLIPLRGLSIFPYMVLHFDVGREKSINALEEAMVNNQLVFLTTQKEAETDLPTPEDFYQVGTVCKIKQMLKLPEDAIRVLVEGISRAKITKFLQEDPYFECEVEEIIYEGEIDIDKELEALMRTVTNTFEDYISVSNRISPEVFMNVTTIEEPGRLADVMASHMILKIEQKQEILEAFDPKERLEVLYKILLREIEVLEIERDINVRVKKQINKVQKEYYLKEQLKAIQEELGEEGDFYEETEEYKERIKKAKLPKEVKKKVNKELNRLFKLSPSSAESGVIRNYVDWILELPWAKESKDRIDIKKAKVILDEDHYGLKDVKERILEYLAIRQLSKSMKGPILCLVGPPGVGKTSIAKSIARSLNRKFVRMSLGGVRDEAEIRGHRRTYVGAIPGRIMASIKECGSKNPVFLFDEIDKLSHDFRGDPASALLEVLDPEQNKEFTDHYLEVPFDLSKVMFITTANSLGTIPRPLLDRMEVIEVSGYTEEEKLKIAKKYLLPKQKKEHGLEENNLQISEQTLRDVINYYTRESGVRNLERQIATLCRKAAKKIVEKKIKIVRINTSNLINYLGRKKYRYEKIKENHEIGVVTGLAWTRVGGDTLSIEVTTMKGNGKLVLTGQLGDVMKESARAGISYIRSKIESLKIPEDFYQKLDIHIHIPEGAIPKDGPSAGITMATAVISELTKIPINKNVAMTGEITLRGRVLPVGGIKEKVLAANRAGITKILLPIDNEKDIEDIPENVRKKLTFVLVENMDQVLEHALVRKEENDED